A region of the Vanrija pseudolonga chromosome 2, complete sequence genome:
AGACTTCAACGCCGGTGGTCTGGCTCTGTTAGTGGTGACCACCATTCCAtcgcaccacccaccttgcaCACGGCGAGGATAATCTGCCCAAAGTACTGCGCTCCGAGGACGTACGCGTCCCGCACCGGATTCTCCTCGCGTGCGATCGCGCTCAGGTCCTCGTATGTCGTCTCAAAGTTGGGAATCATGTTGAGGCTGTCGAGGTGCAGCGAGATGTCGTCGAACACGGCGCCGGTGAGCTCCGTGCCGTTGGACAGAGCCAGCACGGCCGTGTCAAAATACCCGATCGTCCGCTGGATCGCGACGGAGAAGGAGTGGATCGTGACAAAGTTCTGGCAGTCAGCGAGCACTCCCCGCGACACACTCACAATCATCGCCGCCTGGAGCAGGAGGATGGCAAAGTGGAGGGGAAAGTGGACCATCTCCCACACTGCGCTTCTCCGGCTTGAAATCGTGTCCGTCTTTCGAAAGTGGAAGAAGAGGAACGTCCAAATGCAGAAGATGACAAAGATGATTAAGAAGACCTGGAGGTAGAACGCAAAGTTGGCTTCCGAAACGAGCGTGGACAGCGCGCTGCCGAATGCGCGGGTGAGGCTGAGAAATccctcgccgaggatgatgaggCTCAAGGCGCCGTACCGCTCCGCGACGTACTCGTCCGACGCGGTGGGGCCAGACACGCCCCACACGACCTGGAACCAGACGGTGGCCATCTCGACCGCGATGCCGAGGTAGAAGAGGGCAATCTTGACGCGCGcgatcgaggccgacgaggaggacaacgacgtcgcgacgacgacgaggatgatcGAGATGCCCAGCGAGATGGACGTCAGCCGCGCCCCGGGCACCTTGCGCTtccagcgcgcgcccgccgagatGACGTAGCGGTACTGGAAGAGCAGGAGCCCGCGCGAGATGGCGTACGCGATGCCGACGGTGACGAACGAGTCGGTTGCGCGTTCTGGGGTGTGTAAGCACGCACTCGAGCTCCACCCTATCCTTGTCCCCACGCTACTCACgatgctcgacgcgctcggccggcgcagcaCCCTCTTCAACCGGTAAGATCTTGCCCGGGCTCcacccgccgctcgcggcgccaaTAAACACAAACACCATGAGCTGGAGCGACTTGAGTGCGCGGTGGAacgtgtcctcggcctcgtacCGCGCGTCGTAGTGCAGCTGCGACGTCCAGATCCACACCAGGATGACATAGTAGCTGGGTGTTGTGTGAGTGGGGTAAAGAAACGCACACTTACGAAAAGAAAATTGGGATTGCCGCAGGGGTTTGGATCTCGTGCGACGATGAGAAGACGGAGAggacggcaacgacgaccaggTCTGGGGTGAGTAGTAGAGCGTGGGGGTGAACGCACCATAGAACAGGGATGACCACTCGCTCGCGCGGTCGGCTTGCCGGAGCCACGGCTGCCGCGTCGggtcgtccacctcgccctcctcctcgtcgtactcgcgcgtaggcgccaagctcgtgccctcgcgctcgctcgtgtcgtTCTCGCCCGGGACTAGCGGGCGGTGCCGGTACGGTATCCGCTGGATGGGCTTTGAGAagcggtgggtggtggagcgATTGATGGTCGACGGGGTGATGGGGGAGATGAGCTCCGACTTGGGCGGGTCGAGGCTGCGAGCGTGAGtttgttgctgctgcaccgTACAGCGCAGTGCATACCTCGTTGTGTCGAGTTGGTCGAGCTgccgcgcgtcggcggcgggctcgtcaCTCGCCCGGCCTTCCGAGGCAGAGTGGTACGCCGACGTGccggtcgccgacgagcggcgcgagacctgggccgaggccgccgccgctgcgccgtcgtgcaGGTGCTCTATTGCGCCGAGCGatggtggcgccggcgctggcactggcgctgctggctctGTCATTGAGATATGGGTTAAAGTCAGACGTCACGACGATCGCCGGTGAATGCTTGTGGTGAGGCTGCGGATTGGGCAGGTCAGTGTAGGGGGGTTAGAGTGGAGCCTGGGCCGAGCCGaagccgccgagcccgccgtGAGCCAAACAAAGGCGGGACGGAAGGGCCAAGCGAGGGGGACGGAGAGTGTTGAGAGGGATGAAGTGCAATGACAGGAACAATGATGCAGTAGAACGTGGCAATGACGGCATGGCACAACCCCTTTAATAGGGGAGAGAGCTCTCCCCgcgttgttgttgatgctgctgctgctacagGCTATCTACTTTTGTGCATGCAAGCACAGAGTTGTGGGCGGCATGCTCGAGGTGATCCTGATAACGAGCAGCCCTACGATACGTTGCTAGTGTCAAGGGCCGCCGTATGCGGGTAGAGTGACCACGGCTCGACGTGTCTGACCTCGTGACCACTTTAAATGTCAATTGACATCAACGACCACGACGGCATTCCTCTCATTCACATTTGCTGCATCCACCACTCCAGCTCGTATCAATGACACTGGCGACATACTTTCCAACAGCAACGGCCCAGCTCCCAGCAGTGGACAAGGGATATGCGGTTCCAAAGGACACGGACGTGCGAGCGGTAGCTACAAAGGCCGTggacgacctcgcctcggcggcggagaaggccgacgccaacgcctTTGCCGCCCTGTTCGACGCGACGGGCTTctggcgcgacgtgctcgcctTCACGCGCGACTTGAGGGCGTTCCCTGCTgacaagatcaaggaggTGGCTGAGGTGAGTTAGAAAGTGTTCGAGGCGCGGCATCGAGGTGGCGGTGACTGCCGTGACGTCGGCGGTGAAGGCACAGACAAGAGGTGACagggcggggaggggtgggggtggggtgtggaTGCCGCCGTCCTCACGGCGAGGGGATGCGCCGAGCTGCaacacgccgccgtgccgaggtGGGGGCGCTCCGCTCGACACGGGTGCCATCCATCTCCGTAGCTGTCCCCGtccccacaccaccaccgtcgccgccggcgccgccttccCTCGGACCTCTATTAACTCCCCAGGACGTGCTCGCTCCCAACTCCCCGCGCAACTTTACCATCCTCTCGACgtccgacgtcggcggcgaagaCCCCGTGCTGGAGACGCCGTTCCCCGACTTTAGCTGGATCAGAGTGCATTTCGACTTTGAAACATCTGTGGGGCACGCCTCGGGTCTGCTCCGGCTCGTGTACAACGAGCGGGTTGGCGCGTGGAAGATCTACACGCTCTACAccagcctcgacgacattCACGGCTGGCCGCAGCGGCTAGGCCAGCACCGCATCCTCGGACGGCACAACGATCACCTGACGTACGCCGAACGCCGGGCGGAGGAGAGCGAGTTCAAGGACTCTGACCccgacgtcctcgtcatcggcgcGGGACATAATGGCCTGTCGGTGGCCGCCGTGCTGCAGTCGTACGGCCTGTCagcgctcgccatcgaccgCGAGGACCAGATCGGGGATAACTGGCGCAACCGCTACTCGTGAGTCTAGGCGGCCATGGTGACACAGGCACTAACCACACCCAGCTCGCTGTCACTCCACGACCCTGTGCACACCAATCACCTCTCGTTTATGAACTTCCCCAAGACATGGCCCACCTTCACTCCAGCAGGCAAGCTCGCCAACTGGCTGGAGCAGTATgcggacgcgctcgagctgaaTGTGTGGTTGCGATCGACGCTCGATCCCAACCGCACGCGATGGAACGAAAGCAATGGCAAGTGGGAGGTGACTGTGGTCCGGACGCTGGCCGATGGCAGCAAGGAAGAGCGCCCATTGAGTGTGTCGCATATCGTCATGTCCACTGGGCTGCTGGGAGGAAAGCCCAAGCTGCCCCCGCCGTTCCCGGGTCAGGACAGCTTCACGGGTACGATTGCCCACTCGTCGGCGCATAGTGGGGGCGCCGCATGGGCAGGCAAGCGtgcactcgtcgtcggcgccgcgacatCAGGCCACGATATCGCGTTCGACCTGGTCAacaacggcgccgaggtgacgATGCTGCAGCGAACGCCGACGTTCATCATGTCGATCAAGAACGGTCGCGCGAGTCTCGAAGGCGGGATCTTCAACGAGGCGAATGTGGAAAGATTCGGCATCGAGACGCTGGATCGCATCGCCAACTCGTTTCCCAGggccgtcgtcaaggagcTGCACAAGCGTACCATATCATGGCTTGCTGATGTCGACtcggagctgctcgacgggctCAAGAAGGCGGGCTTTAAGACGACTCCTGGACCAGAGGGCGCGGGGTGGCTCTTCCGTGAGTTTGACATGTGGGCGGCGCTGAGACTCAGTGGGGTGCAAGAAGGGTGGAGGATACTACTTCTCGACTGGCGCATCGGAGCAGATTGCCAACGGCAAGATCAAGGTGCAGCAGGGCGAGATCGCGTCGATGGGCCccggcaaggtcgtcaagttcaccgacggcaccgaggcAGAGTACGACCTCGTGGTCTTGGCGACAGGCTACACCGGCTTCCCCGACTcggtgcgcgagctgctcggcgagcacgcggcatcccagctcggccaggtGTGGggcatggacgacgagggagagctgtacggcgtcgcgcgcccgGCCGGCATCCCAAATGTGTTCTTTAATATCGCCAACCTGGGGTCGAGCCGCACGTTCTCCAAGATTATCGCGGTGCAGGTACTTGGTCAGCGCGAGGGGGTGTGGTCCGAGCCGTGTAAGTTGATGTGGTTGGGAAGCAGAGGAAGGAGAGAGCCGGCTGACATTCGTCTCATCAGACAAGCGTGGCGAGGACACGCGGGAGTGAGTGAGAGCATGCATAGTGCAAGGCTTGTAGAGTCAGTGGGAGAGAGACGTTGCTTGTCTTGTGCATAGTGTCGAAGTCCGGTGCACGGCCGATCGTCGGCAtcggggtgggggggaggCGTCAGCAACATGACTGATAGTCGCCGATGGACGTGCATCGACGTGGATGATGCGTTGCATCTCCGATTCTGCCCCGCATGCACGGGGCACTCTGCTCCGGGCGACGCGACCCGCTGCCTGCCATCAGTGCAAGACGAGTGCATCGGGGAATGCCTGCAAGACACCACGCGCGACAACATTAGCGTGGAACACTCTGACCCGGGCCATCCGGCGTCTTGCCCGACTGACACCAGCTGACCCAAAAGCCCGAAAGCCTACTGGGCAAGCAGCCGACCACGATGGCCTCAAAAGCCTGCGAGCCCACTGGCTACAAAAAGCCTGCAAGCCTGTTGGAGGAAAGCCTGGAAGCCTACTGGATATCatcgcggcgacggccagTTCGGTGCACGCCGATGCTCGGCGCACGGCTTGGCAGgtgcggggggcgggggtctGCGGGgttgcgcggcgcggagcccACCCCGTGTTTAGTAAACGAGCCGAGAAACCGGGCCGAAGGTGGGGCAGGGTGTGCGCTCGATCAAGGACCGGCACACCGACTAACTTGGGACACACGCGCATGTGCGCCCGCGTCCTCAGGCTTAACCTCGCATGCCCATACTGTGCACAGCCTACGGACAAGCGCCGAACGGAGCACAGCAGCCCGTAAGCGTCAGCCGCAGGATGCCCCGCTCCCTTGCTCTCTCTCGGCAGGGCACCCCCACCGCGCTTCCCCACTCTGGGGCCAGAAAGCCTACCGGCTCGTCAACATGCCAGCGGGGTGGAGTCGTCTAGGCTGGCGGGCTTTAtgaagcggcggcgacagcgacgtcCCCGGCTTCTCCTCAACACTCGCGCCGCTCAGAATGACTGCCGCGCACACCAACGGACACGCTGCTGCCAacgggcacgccgaggcgtacCCCGCCTCTGGCTACCCCCGCTTCCAGAGCGACGCGCGTGAGTTGTCGTTTGGCAACTGGGTGATGCCGCTGGCGACGCTGACGCGAGACAGGGTACAAGAAGCTTCCCCAGCTCGAGGGGCGCCTCAAGTCGTTTGTCGTGAGTGGGAGAGCCTTCGGgtgggcgtgctcgcgctgacgctcTCGCAGGGCGGCTACTATGCCAAGAACAAcctctcgtcgctgctcgtcgcccaccgtcacgacgacgaggcccaCGTCAAGCTCGAGAGCTGGTCCGCCCCGGGCCACTCGAAGCCGCTGtgggccgaggccgtcaagcAGGTGTACAAGCCCGCGAAGAAGGGCCAGGACTTTGGGCCAGACTGGAGCAACCACTGGTTCAAGGTGACGGTGCACATTCCCAAGCAGTACGCCGACTATGAGCTTGTCTACCTCGAGTTCGACTCGACAGGCGAGGCCATGGTGTTTGACGAGGAGGGAAACCCGTACCACGGCCTCACGGGCGGCACCAAcgtcgaccgccgcgccgagttTATCATCCCCGAGGCGCACCGCAAGGCCGGAGTGGGCCACTACTGGATCGAGGCGAGCTGTAACGGCATGTTTGGCGTGCACGACGACATGTTCGGCGAGatggagggcgacgacgagatggtgagtgtgtgggCAGTGGGCACAGCTGACGCGCTCAGCACGAGAAGAAGTGGGTCCTCAAgttcgccgacctcgtcgtgcccAACCAGGAGGCCGTGCGGCTCAAGTGGGACTTTGAGTTcctgcgccagctcggcTCCCAGCTCCCAGAGgactcggcgctcgcgcagacGGCCAACTTCACCGCCAATGAGATGATGAACGTCTTCCGCAAGAACGACCTCGAGAGCGTCGCGGCCACCCGCAAGGTTGCTGAGAACACACTCGGCAAGGACTGGCAGGCGAGGATTATCaaggacagcgacgaggtggaggcgcAGCAGGGCACGCTGTGGGCTATCGGGCACTGGTACGTCGCTTCCTAGGCATCGTAGATGGttgctgacgctcgctcgcagccaCATCGACACTGCCTGGCTCTGGCCATTCAGCGTGACTCAGCAGAAATCCGCGCGCTCCTGGTCGGCCCAGTGCGACCTGATGGACAGGTACCCCGAGTACGTGTTCAGCGCGACTCAGCCCCAGCAGTTCAAGTGGGTCGAGCAGCTGTACCCTACGCTGTTCACGCGCATCCTTGAGAAGGTCAAGACCGGCCGCTTCCAGCCGCTCGGCTGCACGTGGGTCGAGATGGACACCAACATGCCctcgggcgaggcgctcgtccGCCAGTTCCTCTACGGCCAGCGATACTTTGAGAAGCGCTTCGGCAAGCGCTCGAGCACGTTTGTGCTCCCCGACACTTTCGGCTACTCGAGCCAGCTGCCCCAGATCTGCCGactggccggcgcgcccaACTTCTTCACCCAGAAGATCTCGTGGAACAACATGTGCGTGGAGGACCGGGTGATCCAGCTGACGGTGTAGCAACTCGTTCCCCCACTCGACGTTCAACTGGGCGGGTCTCGACGGCTCGCAGGTGCTCACGCACATGACGCCTGTCGAGTCGTACAACTCGCAGGCGGACGTCGAGGAGATCCGCCGCGCCATCACGCGCCACAAGAACCTCGACGCGACCAAGCACGCGCTGCTCATCTttggcaacggcgacggtggAGGCGGACCCACGGCGCCCATGCTCGAGAAGGTGCGCCGTACGCGCGCAGTGGTCAACAACcggcccgacgcggcgggtATCCTGCCTCTCATCAAGAACGGCGGCTCGTTTGAAGAGTTCTACgatgccgtgcgcgccgagaccAAGAACGGCTCCACGCTGCCCATCTGGCACGGCGAGCTCTACCTCGAGATCCACCGCGCGACGTACACGTCCCAGGCGATGGTGAAGAAGGGTAACCGCAAGAGCGAGAACCTGCTCCGCGAGGCCGAGTACGCCGCGACGCTtgccacgctcgccgacaagtCGTACGCCTACCCCAAGGagcggctcgacgcggcgtggGAGGACCTGCTGCTCTGCCAGTTCCACGACGTGCTTCCCGGCTCGTCGATCGACATGGTctacgacgacgccgaggagatcTACGCCAAGCTCCACCGCACCATCACTGCCGTCATTGAGGAGGCCTATGCCGTCGTGTACGCCGGCACGAgggcgctcgaggccggcgacaaggccgccgacatcgtcgtcgtcaacacGCTCCCTGGCgttgcgcgcgaggaggtcatcaaggtcggcgacgagtaCGTGCTCGTGTCtgccgacggcaccgacgacaTTGGCAAGCCCGCGCAGTTTGAGGGCGCCGGTGCGACCGCCaagcaggtcgccgaggacgagtacgagcTCGCCAACTCCTCCGTCAAGGTCACCATCAAGGGCGGCCGTATCACCTCTATCGTCGATGTCCAGCTGAAGAAGGAGCTCATCCCGGAGGGCCAGTCGGCCGGGCTGATCATCTACGAGGACCAGCCCAACTACTGGGACGCGTGGGACGTCGACTACTTCCACGTCGAGAAGTCGCAGCACCTCAAGTTTGACACGGTCTCGGTCGGCTCAGCCAAGGGGCTGCGCGCGAGCCTGctcgtgtcgacgacgtacGACAAGAGCCATATCGAGTTTGAGATCTCGCTGGATGCCGTCGCTGCGTCTgtcaacgccgacgcgcgcagccTCATCCGCGTTGACGCGACCGCCGACTGGCGCCAGAAGCACGAGTTCCTCAAGTTTGAGCTGCCGCTCGACATCCACAACGACGTCGCCACGTACGACACGCAGTTTGGCGTGCTTACCCGCCCGACACACCGCAACACGTCGTGGGACGCGGCTAAGTTTGAGGTGTGCGCGCACAAGTTTGCCGACCTCAGCGAGTTTGGCTAcggcgtcgccctcctcaacGACTGCAAGTACGGGTACGCGACGGCCGGCAATGTCGTCACGCTGTCGCTGCTCCGCGGCCCGCGCATGCCCGACCCCGACACGGACATGGGCGCGCACGCGTTCAGCTTTGGCATCTACCCCCACGTCGGCACGTTTGCCGAGAGCGACGTGCCccacgtcgcggcggcgttcaACAACCCGCTCAAGGTGCGCGCTGGTGCGAGCTCCGCCCGCACGCCCATCACCGTTACTGGTGCGCGTAATGTCGTGCTCGAGACGatcaagcgcggcgaggacaacGCGGACAAGACGATCATCGTCCGTCTGTACGAGCAGTTCGGTGGCAAGGCCAACGCCACGCTCCGCCTCCACGGCCTCAAGGtgtccaaggccgaggtggtcaaCCTCCTTGAGGAccacgtcgaggacctcgagattgtcggcggcgacgcgatTGCGCTGCCATTCCGCGGGTTCGAGATCAAGAGTGTTCGCCTGACGCTGTAGGGTGGGGGATTATAGAGAGCAGCCTTGTGTACGATGATGAAGATGGATCGCGTGTCTTGTCAAGGTGGCGTCCGGCTTCGGGCCGGCGAGGGAGGGTGTGAGCCGACACCAACGGTGCCGGTCCAGACCACACCCTTCTGACGGCGTCATAGCCGTCTTGGCCTGCCCAGGCTCAACCTTGCCGTCCCCTCGGCAGACCTGACGTACGGGCGTCTCTGGTACAGATGACGGTACCTCACGCTCACCCGCCGATCAGGCCACAGACTGCCGCCGGGCCGGCTACGAGGCACAGACTAGTCGCGGAGTCACCGCCTGCCACCACGCGGGGACATGACGCTATCCTGGGTGGCCCGAGGCGGACGGCAGGGGACTTGTTCATGGAGGATCCCGGCCCCACACAGGCAAGCTTAACTGCCTCAGGCTATGGAGCCCGGGAGGGCCCTGGGTACGAGCATGAATGTGCCGCAGTCTCCGAGGGGCTTGGGAGAGAGGCGTGGCGGGATGGTAGCCATATAACCTTGCACGGGACATCGCCTCGTCCGCGTTGCAGCTGTCCCCCTTCGACTCCTAGTTGCATAACGGCTTGCACTTGTCTCGGTCGTGGGCAGTGGCCCTACAACCaccgcgacctgctcgacaacATTGTGATCCGGCCAGCCGGCCCAGAGCCTCGTTGCTTCGTACGTATCCTCGATGCCGTTCGGCATGCTGGTATCCCGAGCCACACCATCGCCCACGCCACCTCGCGCTATTCTGGGCGACGGCTTTGATGAGATAGCACGATGTAGGCTcgagccgacgccgcacCCGTCACTCGGGACACGGCGTTCGGGACGGCACTCACAGTGGTCGAAACGCTCATAAGTCCCGCCACGGACCGCCAGGCACCAACAAGAAAAACCACGACTCCATGGCGCAGGTGGTTAACGCGAGGGTCTCATATTCATCTATGAGCGTCGAGAGACGTGCAATCCCTAGACCCGAGTTCGAGTCTCGGTGGGGTCAGGtagcgacggcagcgagagCTGCTGTAGCTTTTGCCtgggcgcgaggtcgaggtgcgaGGCCGGGTCGCT
Encoded here:
- the YUC3 gene encoding putative indole-3-pyruvate monooxygenase YUCCA3 → MTLATYFPTATAQLPAVDKGYAVPKDTDVRAVATKAVDDLASAAEKADANAFAALFDATGFWRDVLAFTRDLRAFPADKIKEVAEDVLAPNSPRNFTILSTSDVGGEDPVLETPFPDFSWIRVHFDFETSVGHASGLLRLVYNERVGAWKIYTLYTSLDDIHGWPQRLGQHRILGRHNDHLTYAERRAEESEFKDSDPDVLVIGAGHNGLSVAAVLQSYGLSALAIDREDQIGDNWRNRYSSLSLHDPVHTNHLSFMNFPKTWPTFTPAGKLANWLEQYADALELNVWLRSTLDPNRTRWNESNGKWEVTVVRTLADGSKEERPLSVSHIVMSTGLLGGKPKLPPPFPGQDSFTGTIAHSSAHSGGAAWAGKRALVVGAATSGHDIAFDLVNNGAEVTMLQRTPTFIMSIKNGRASLEGGIFNEANVERFGIETLDRIANSFPRAVVKELHKRTISWLADVDSELLDGLKKAGFKTTPGPEGAGWLFLGCKKGGGYYFSTGASEQIANGKIKVQQGEIASMGPGKVVKFTDGTEAEYDLVVLATGYTGFPDSVRELLGEHAASQLGQVWGMDDEGELYGVARPAGIPNVFFNIANLGSSRTFSKIIAVQVLGQREGVWSEPYKRGEDTRE
- the ams1_1 gene encoding Alpha-mannosidase; the protein is MTAAHTNGHAAANGHAEAYPASGYPRFQSDARYKKLPQLEGRLKSFVGGYYAKNNLSSLLVAHRHDDEAHVKLESWSAPGHSKPLWAEAVKQVYKPAKKGQDFGPDWSNHWFKVTVHIPKQYADYELVYLEFDSTGEAMVFDEEGNPYHGLTGGTNVDRRAEFIIPEAHRKAGVGHYWIEASCNGMFGVHDDMFGEMEGDDEMHEKKWVLKFADLVVPNQEAVRLKWDFEFLRQLGSQLPEDSALAQTANFTANEMMNVFRKNDLESVAATRKVAENTLGKDWQARIIKDSDEVEAQQGTLWAIGHCHIDTAWLWPFSVTQQKSARSWSAQCDLMDRYPEYVFSATQPQQFKWVEQLYPTLFTRILEKVKTGRFQPLGCTWVEMDTNMPSGEALVRQFLYGQRYFEKRFGKRSSTFVLPDTFGYSSQLPQICRLAGAPNFFTQKISWNNINSFPHSTFNWAGLDGSQVLTHMTPVESYNSQADVEEIRRAITRHKNLDATKHALLIFGNGDGGGGPTAPMLEKVRRTRAVVNNRPDAAGILPLIKNGGSFEEFYDAVRAETKNGSTLPIWHGELYLEIHRATYTSQAMVKKGNRKSENLLREAEYAATLATLADKSYAYPKERLDAAWEDLLLCQFHDVLPGSSIDMVYDDAEEIYAKLHRTITAVIEEAYAVVYAGTRALEAGDKAADIVVVNTLPGVAREEVIKVGDEYVLVSADGTDDIGKPAQFEGAGATAKQVAEDEYELANSSVKVTIKGGRITSIVDVQLKKELIPEGQSAGLIIYEDQPNYWDAWDVDYFHVEKSQHLKFDTVSVGSAKGLRASLLVSTTYDKSHIEFEISLDAVAASVNADARSLIRVDATADWRQKHEFLKFELPLDIHNDVATYDTQFGVLTRPTHRNTSWDAAKFEVCAHKFADLSEFGYGVALLNDCKYGYATAGNVVTLSLLRGPRMPDPDTDMGAHAFSFGIYPHVGTFAESDVPHVAAAFNNPLKVRAGASSARTPITVTGARNVVLETIKRGEDNADKTIIVRLYEQFGGKANATLRLHGLKVSKAEVVNLLEDHVEDLEIVGGDAIALPFRGFEIKSVRLTL